The following coding sequences are from one Alosa alosa isolate M-15738 ecotype Scorff River chromosome 13, AALO_Geno_1.1, whole genome shotgun sequence window:
- the LOC125305915 gene encoding apolipoprotein A-I-like, translated as MKVFLVLAIAVFTGCNANLFYADEPKPQLEQLTDAFWDYVAQATRTAEDTIQMIRKSQLGQDVSARLTESANVASQYAVTLQNQMTPLAQELMTKITQEAEVLRERLGQDLTTVKGKLEPYTEDMRAQVLQRVGELKAAVAPYAESLDSESLKTTLLQKSEELKGSLEQSVKELQSQLGPYTEELRQKVDQHLQDFQTNVALLAADLQTQLAQRAQMVQQNLAPYAEDLKGKLDPYAQDLKAQLTSLYESFTKTS; from the exons ATGAAGGTGTTCCTGGTCCTCGCCATAGCTGTCTTTACAG GTTGCAATGCCAACCTCTTCTATGCTGATGAGCCCAAACCACAACTGGAGCAGCTGACAGATGCATTCTGGGACTATGTTGCCCAGGCAACTCGCACAGCAGAGGACACAATTCAGATGATCAGAAAGTCTCAGCTGGGCCAGGATGTTAG TGCTAGACTCACAGAGAGTGCCAACGTGGCCAGCCAGTATGCCGTCACCCTCCAGAATCAGATGACCCCTCTGGCTCAAGAGCTCATGACCAAGATCACCCAGGAGGCTGAGGTTCTGAGAGAGCGTCTGGGGCAGGATTTGACCACCGTCAAGGGGAAACTGGAGCCTTACACAGAGGACATGAGGGCCCAGGTTCTGCAGAGGGTTGGGGAGCTCAAGGCTGCCGTGGCTCCCTATGCTGAGTCTCTTGACTCCGAGTCCCTGAAGACCACCCTGCTCCAGAAGAGTGAGGAGCTGAAGGGGAGTCTGGAGCAGAGTGTGAAGGAGCTGCAGTCCCAGCTGGGCCCCTACACCGAGGAGCTCAGGCAGAAGGTGGACCAGCACCTGCAGGACTTCCAGACCAACGTGGCCCTCTTGGCTGCCGACCTCCAGACCCAGCTGGCCCAAAGAGCCCAGATGGTTCAGCAGAACCTGGCACCCTACGCGGAAGACCTGAAAGGCAAGCTGGACCCCTACGCCCAGGACCTGAAAGCCCAGCTCACCTCCCTGTATGAGTCCTTCACCAAGACCAGCTAA